A region from the Gemmatimonadota bacterium genome encodes:
- a CDS encoding M20/M25/M40 family metallo-hydrolase: AKTARKGLSTYRLEVQGRAAHSGIDPERGVSAIAELAEQIRRVLALADPLRGTTLNVGAMAGGVAVNVVAPEAWAEIEARYGSAGEGRRVDTALRTLEPVLPGASLSLERGQNRPPLERTAGVVRLYQHARRLAAELGFVLGEGSTGGASDGCLTAALGVPTLDGLGVQGDGAHTPDEYILIDDLPRRVALLARLFETL, from the coding sequence GGCCAAGACCGCGCGCAAGGGGCTGTCCACGTATCGGCTCGAGGTTCAGGGCCGGGCAGCGCACTCGGGGATCGACCCGGAGCGGGGCGTCAGCGCCATTGCCGAGCTCGCCGAGCAGATCCGGCGGGTGCTTGCGCTGGCGGACCCACTCCGCGGCACGACCCTGAATGTGGGGGCGATGGCTGGTGGTGTTGCGGTCAATGTGGTGGCGCCTGAAGCGTGGGCGGAAATCGAGGCGCGCTACGGCTCCGCTGGCGAGGGCCGGCGGGTGGACACGGCCCTGCGGACGCTCGAGCCCGTGCTGCCGGGCGCCTCGCTCTCGCTCGAAAGGGGACAGAACCGGCCGCCACTCGAGCGGACCGCGGGCGTTGTACGGCTTTACCAGCACGCCCGTCGCCTTGCTGCGGAGCTCGGCTTCGTGCTGGGGGAAGGCTCTACCGGCGGAGCCAGCGATGGCTGCCTCACCGCCGCGCTGGGCGTGCCTACGCTGGACGGGCTGGGAGTCCAGGGGGATGGCGCTCATACGCCGGACGAGTATATCCTGATCGACGACCTCCCCCGCCGGGTCGCGCTCCTTGCCAGGCTTTTCGAGACCCTCTGA
- a CDS encoding GNAT family N-acetyltransferase translates to MGATAPGAAFDIRPLGTPAELRACLALQKATWGENFTELVPGALLWAVQRIGGVVAGAFDARGELAGFVFGITGVEEGRPVHWSDMLAVRPELRNQGLGRQLKLYQREVLLDRGVETVYWTFDPLESKNAYLNFAKLGILAREYLPDLYGQTDSPVHRGIGTDRLVAVWRIASERVRRRLAGEDRAPRAGDVANVPLVNPVRAGTGGLESADPELGYDASRVRVAIPADIQALKSQSLPLAADWREKTRASLQSYLARGYWAVELVREGEHSTYLLDRSVLA, encoded by the coding sequence ATGGGAGCCACGGCACCTGGCGCAGCCTTTGACATCCGCCCACTCGGCACGCCGGCCGAGCTGCGCGCCTGCCTGGCGCTGCAGAAGGCGACGTGGGGCGAGAACTTTACCGAGCTCGTGCCCGGGGCGCTGCTCTGGGCCGTCCAGCGGATCGGCGGCGTAGTGGCCGGCGCCTTCGATGCCCGCGGCGAGCTGGCCGGCTTCGTCTTCGGCATCACGGGGGTCGAGGAAGGGCGCCCCGTCCACTGGTCGGACATGCTCGCCGTCCGGCCCGAGCTGCGGAACCAGGGCCTCGGCCGCCAGCTCAAGCTCTACCAGCGCGAGGTCCTGCTGGACCGCGGCGTCGAGACCGTGTACTGGACGTTCGACCCGTTGGAGTCGAAGAACGCCTATCTCAACTTCGCCAAACTCGGGATCCTGGCCCGGGAGTACCTGCCCGACCTTTACGGCCAGACGGATTCCCCCGTGCACCGCGGCATTGGCACCGATCGGCTCGTGGCAGTCTGGCGGATAGCCAGTGAGCGGGTGCGGCGCCGGCTGGCGGGGGAAGACAGGGCACCCCGTGCGGGCGACGTCGCCAACGTCCCGCTGGTCAACCCGGTCCGTGCCGGCACGGGCGGCCTCGAATCCGCCGACCCGGAACTGGGCTATGATGCCTCGCGCGTGCGCGTAGCCATACCGGCCGACATCCAGGCGCTCAAATCGCAGTCGCTTCCCCTGGCCGCCGACTGGCGGGAGAAGACGCGGGCCTCCCTGCAGAGCTACCTGGCGCGCGGCTACTGGGCCGTCGAGCTGGTGCGGGAGGGAGAGCACAGCACCTATCTGCTGGATCGCTCCGTCTTGGCCTGA
- a CDS encoding sensor domain-containing diguanylate cyclase — MAPEPEPSAATAAADVAAPTPAVTPRGSALAGWLLGVVSAAAAGYWLIPEGTTRSVFGNAVLVAGPLAAALAFLAAARVAPRGRRAPWAAFAAGAASAVAGQITWIVQQMTAPAGQAALAPSFFLFLLFHALLATGAILALRPVRVRGSVTDLALDTSLILLASAVILLRFVLEPLLEATPPIGRGAFVALLAGPLASIGSLFFAALLLVWRGGALPGQAVVALAGGSAVLAAANGLMAAGADPDPARAGDAFELLWVGGWAVLAAAGFVGWRERDRTAVLPPGSRLAAALARALVPGVALLLGAVGLDAAARGATRLETDFTLGVLGLVLAVRIARALRGAEQEAEERRQLEQTRTLVEVSHALAGSTETSRTLQLVVDWACRFLSARASGIELLSADGETLELRAVAGLPPGVVGMSFPVDGSFTGWVVRHGRPRITLDPAGDPYIRPESLGFLPRSPTAAVALLSRDRMLGALFCCRERPFDAEDLRLLEALADQAALAIQNVRLFEEVRALSLTDPLTGLANRRQLERDLNREFAAAKRGRRLAAVLFDLDGFKAYNDRYGHLAGDEALRVFAEVLAAETRAMNLAARYGGDEFLSLLSDSESGGAQLFLERIQERFPAEVVKLGRGAITVSAGLAEYAPEMETPQELIAAADAALYQAKTERSSR, encoded by the coding sequence ATGGCCCCAGAGCCAGAGCCTTCGGCCGCCACTGCGGCGGCCGACGTTGCCGCGCCGACACCAGCCGTAACGCCCCGCGGTTCCGCATTAGCGGGCTGGCTGCTCGGGGTGGTAAGTGCGGCGGCAGCCGGCTACTGGCTGATACCGGAAGGTACGACGCGGTCGGTCTTCGGCAATGCCGTGCTGGTTGCCGGTCCGCTGGCCGCGGCCTTGGCCTTCCTGGCGGCGGCACGCGTGGCGCCGCGCGGCCGGCGGGCTCCCTGGGCGGCGTTCGCCGCGGGCGCGGCCTCGGCCGTTGCCGGTCAGATCACGTGGATCGTGCAGCAGATGACGGCGCCCGCGGGACAGGCGGCCCTGGCGCCGTCCTTCTTCCTGTTCTTACTGTTCCACGCGCTTCTTGCGACTGGCGCCATTCTGGCGCTGCGACCCGTCCGCGTGCGAGGGTCGGTCACAGACCTGGCGCTGGACACCAGCCTCATCCTCCTGGCCTCTGCCGTCATCCTGCTCCGTTTCGTGCTCGAGCCGCTGCTCGAGGCGACGCCACCCATCGGGCGGGGAGCCTTCGTAGCCTTGCTGGCCGGCCCGTTGGCCTCCATAGGATCGTTGTTCTTTGCTGCGCTTCTCCTGGTCTGGCGCGGGGGCGCGCTCCCCGGGCAAGCGGTGGTGGCGCTGGCCGGCGGCAGCGCCGTCCTGGCTGCGGCCAACGGCTTGATGGCGGCGGGCGCTGACCCTGACCCGGCTCGCGCAGGCGATGCCTTCGAGCTGCTCTGGGTCGGCGGCTGGGCCGTGCTCGCCGCGGCGGGATTCGTGGGCTGGAGGGAGAGGGACCGCACAGCGGTCCTGCCGCCCGGCAGCCGCCTAGCCGCCGCGCTGGCCCGCGCTCTGGTGCCCGGCGTGGCCCTCCTCCTGGGCGCCGTGGGGCTGGACGCGGCGGCCCGGGGCGCGACCCGCCTGGAGACCGACTTCACGCTGGGAGTGCTGGGCCTGGTCCTGGCCGTGCGCATAGCGCGGGCACTGCGGGGAGCGGAGCAGGAAGCGGAAGAGCGTAGGCAGCTCGAGCAGACGCGAACCCTGGTGGAGGTCAGCCACGCGCTGGCGGGGTCCACGGAAACGAGCCGCACGCTGCAGCTTGTGGTGGACTGGGCCTGCCGCTTCCTTTCCGCGCGCGCCTCGGGGATCGAGCTGCTCTCGGCCGACGGGGAGACGCTCGAGCTCCGGGCCGTGGCCGGCCTGCCGCCCGGCGTGGTCGGCATGAGCTTCCCCGTGGACGGCAGCTTCACGGGCTGGGTGGTGCGGCACGGCCGCCCGCGTATCACGCTGGACCCGGCGGGGGACCCCTACATCCGCCCGGAGAGCCTGGGGTTCTTACCTCGTTCGCCCACGGCCGCGGTGGCGCTCCTGTCGCGGGACCGCATGCTGGGAGCCCTCTTCTGCTGCCGGGAGCGCCCCTTCGATGCGGAAGACCTGCGACTGCTCGAGGCGCTGGCGGACCAGGCGGCCCTGGCCATCCAGAACGTGCGCCTTTTCGAGGAGGTGCGAGCCCTCTCCCTGACCGACCCGCTGACCGGGCTGGCCAACCGGCGCCAGCTCGAGCGGGACCTGAACCGCGAGTTCGCCGCCGCCAAACGCGGGCGCAGGCTGGCAGCCGTGCTGTTCGATCTGGACGGGTTCAAGGCGTACAACGACAGGTACGGCCACCTCGCGGGGGATGAAGCCCTGCGCGTGTTCGCTGAAGTGCTCGCTGCAGAAACGCGGGCCATGAACCTGGCCGCGCGCTACGGCGGCGACGAGTTTCTCTCGCTGCTCTCGGATTCGGAATCCGGCGGCGCGCAGCTCTTCCTGGAGCGAATCCAGGAGCGTTTCCCCGCCGAGGTGGTGAAGCTGGGGCGGGGCGCGATCACGGTAAGCGCAGGGCTGGCCGAGTATGCGCCCGAGATGGAGACGCCGCAGGAGCTGATTGCCGCCGCGGACGCGGCACTATATCAGGCCAAGACGGAGCGATCCAGCAGATAG